The Arachis hypogaea cultivar Tifrunner chromosome 19, arahy.Tifrunner.gnm2.J5K5, whole genome shotgun sequence genome has a window encoding:
- the LOC140181968 gene encoding uncharacterized protein, whose product MQLKQGQMTVAEYTSKFEELCRFSRICQGAPEDFAEWKCIKYEGGLRSDILSFVAPMEIRVFSELVNKSRVAEDCVKKAAAEKGSLRIPFQRPSGRNFAPRGRNFKHGGFVSQQTQGQGNYRRPNTNASQGKRFGKQPQQDLNCQKCGKYHPGVPCRLGLGVCYSCGQPGHIASNCPEKKKYETGRVQQPGRVYTTSTIGAERSETLIRDAGREASR is encoded by the exons atgcagttaaagcagggacaaatgactgttgctgagtataccagcaaatttgaggagttatgtcgcttttctcgtatctgtcaaggtgcgcctgaagattttgctgaatggaagtgtattaaatatgagggaggtcttcggagcgatattctgagcttcgttgccccaatggagatcagggtattttctgaattggtgaataagagtagggtggctgaggattgtgtgaagaaggcggcagcagagaaagggagtttgaggattccttttcagaggccttcagggaggaactttgctccgagaggtaggaatttcaaaCATGGAGGCTTTGTTTCACAGCAGACTCAGGGTCAAGGTAATTACAGAAGGCCGAATACCAATGCTAgtcaaggaaaaaggtttgggaagcagccacagcAAGATCTGAATTGTCAAAAGTGCGGAAAGTATCATCCTGGAGTTCCGTGCAGACTAGGACTTGGAGTGTGCTATTCCTGTGGACAGCCCGGGCATATAGCCAGTAATTGCcctgagaagaagaagtatgagactggtagggtGCAACAGCCGGGGAGAGTATACACCACTTCTACCATTGGTGCTGAGAGATCTgagacactgattagag atgcaggtcgagaggcatctcgttag